The following coding sequences are from one Brienomyrus brachyistius isolate T26 chromosome 15, BBRACH_0.4, whole genome shotgun sequence window:
- the ttll7 gene encoding tubulin polyglutamylase TTLL7 isoform X4 has translation MPSLPNDGEDHGTSPMKPPPMLSYQNGGKRKGRTKKKKGIISANIAGTKYEIVRIVIGEMAFLKTKDEDETANLIWNDSAVQHEKIAELRNYQRINHFPGMGEICRKDCLARNMAKMIKSQPQEYSFIPKTWIFPAEYTQFQNYVKELRRKRKQKTFIVKPANGAMGHGISLIRNCEKLPAQEHFIVQEYLDKPFLMEGYKFDLRIYILVTSCDPLRVFLYNDGLVRMGTEKYHAPNESNLNQLYMHLTNYSVNKHNENFERDETVDKGSKRSIGWFTEFLRTNDYDVTKFWGDVSELVVKTLIVAEPHVLHAYRMCRPGQPPGSDSVCFEVLGFDIILDRKLKPWLLEINRAPSFGTDQKIDYDVKKGVLLNALKLLNIRGSDRKRNLAQQKAEAQRRLYGQGSTKKLSAASSEWERQRHTLERRREELKERLAQVRKQISREEHENRHLGNYRRIYPPDDKLLLEKYESLLSTAFQTFLAGRAASLQKEMNNPLKRMKEEDILDLLEQCELDDEKLMGRSSRQRGPKPLSSMPESTPGPRRQREGSTSSSCSDSGSSESDEGDGGDLPDKRDKGVSRHQRENKCGSPGRSSRVHWKPPVKPAKATPSVSPALSGPIRRSISCPRSISSLTVQSPTNEPRTFAPKPSTPTLRPKSASRSHSLSRSGSAGRVPHSNSLGIIHTNVSSGESLVNLRTKEQEAELTRQTLAALNEMRIRFAGKSEEEAEMLLNEILDNWKYHKPKVASYWLVKLDSTKQRKVLDIVRTNVRSMLQRIWREPDVDSLHLYRVFSRVFNRLLWSHGQGLWNCFSNSGRSSWETVFSKSSEVLSPQELQCCQRLVQLCRDCLLVVYKFVADSRGSLTGLSPEWDDTSLQLHLFFSSQSRAVSGHFWGMS, from the exons ATGCCCTCCCTTCCCAATGATGGAG AAGATCACGGGACATCCCCTATGAAGCCGCCACCCATGCTGTCGTATCAAAATGGTGGGAAGAGGAAAGGACGCACAAAGAAGAAGAAGGGAATCATCTCGGCCAACATAGCTGGGACCAAGTATGAAATCG TGCGCATCGTAATCGGCGAGATGGCTTTCCTGAAAACGAAAGACGAGGACGAGACTGCCAATCTCATCTGGAACGACTCTGCCGTGCAGCACGAGAAGATTGCTGAGCTCAGGAACTATCAG AGAATTAACCATTTCCCAGGGATGGGGGAAATTTGTCGGAAAGACTGCTTGGCAAGAAACATGGCCAA AATGATAAAGAGCCAGCCTCAGGAATACAGCTTCATCCCTAAGACCTGGATCTTTCCTGCCGAGTATACCCAGTTTCAAAACTATGTTAAGGAGCTACGGAGGAAACGCAAGCAGAAGACTTTCATCGTGAAGCCAGCGAATGGCGCCATGGGCCACGG GATCTCTCTAATAAGAAACTGTGAGAAACTTCCAGCTCAAGAGCACTTCATTGTCCAGGAGTACCTTGACAAGCCTTTTTTAATGGAGGGCTACAAGTTTGACCTGAGAATCTACATCCTCGTCACGTCCTGCGATCCGCTCCGCGTCTTCCTATACAACGATGGCCTGGTGCGGATGGGCACAGAGAAGTACCACGCGCCCAACGAATCCAACCTG AATCAGCTGTATATGCACCTGACGAATTACTCAGTGAACAAACACAACGAAAACTTCGAACGAGATGAGACTGTAGACAAAGGGAGCAAGAGGTCCATCGGATGGTTCACAGAGTTTCTCCGCACCAACGATTATGATGTGACCAAATTCTGGGGAGATGTTTCT GAGCTGGTCGTGAAGACACTGATTGTAGCCGAGCCTCACGTCCTCCACGCCTATCGAATGTGTCGCCCGGGTCAGCCACCAGGGAGCGACAGCGTCTGCTTTGAAGTGCTGGGATTCGACATCATTCTTGACCGCAAGCTTAAGCCCTGGCTTCTAGAG ATAAATCGTGCGCCGAGTTTTGGGACAGATCAGAAGATTGATTACGACGTGAAGAAAGGGGTCTTGCTTAATGCACTGAAGTTGCTGAACATCAG AGGAAGCGACCGGAAGCGCAACCTGGCTCAGCAGAAGGCGGAGGCCCAGCGTCGGCTGTATGGACAGGGCTCCACGAAGAAGCTCTCGGCGGCCTCGTCCGAGTGGGAGCGCCAGCGCCACACCCTGGAGAGGAGGCGGGAGGAGCTG AAAGAAAGACTCGCCCAGGTCCGCAAGCAGATCTCCCGGGAGGAACACGAAAACCGGCATCTGGGGAACTACAG ACGCATTTACCCCCCAGATGACAAGCTGCTCCTGGAGAAGTATGAAAGCCTCCTCTCCACGGCCTTTCAAACCTTCCTCGCTGGGCGAGCAGCTTCACTTCAGAAAGAAATGAATAATCCTCTGAAACGAATGAAG gaggaAGATATCTTGGATCTTCTAGAGCAGTGCGAGCTGGACGATGAGAAACTCATGGGAAGATCATCCAGGCAGAGAGGGCCTAAG CCCCTGTCCTCCATGCCCGAGAGCACCCCAGGGCCGAGGAGGCAGAGAGAGGGCAGCaccagcagcagctgcagcgACAGCGGCTCGTCGGAGTCCGATGAGGGAGACGGGGGCGATCTCCCGGACAAGAGAGACAAGGGGGTTTCCCGCCACCAGCGGGAGAACAAGTGCGGCTCCCCGGGACGTTCCA GCAGGGTGCACTGGAAACCTCCCGTCAAGCCGGCCAAAGCTACGCCTTCGGTGTCACCCGCCCTGTCCGGACCAATCCGCCGCTCCATCTCCTGCCCGCGCTCCATCTCCTCGTTGACGGTGCAGTCGCCGACGAACGAGCCGCGCACGTTCGCACCGAAGCCCTCTACGCCCACCCTGCGGCCGAAATCGGCGTCACGCTCGCATTCACTCAGCCGGAGCGGATCTGCCGGGCGGGTGCCCCACAGCAACAGCCTGGGCATCATCCACACCAACGTGAGCAGC GGAGAGTCCCTGGTTAACCTAAGAACGAAGGAACAGGAGGCAGAATTGACACGGCAGACCCTGGCCGCTCTGAATGAGATGAGGATCCGCTTTGCGGGAAAGAGCGAGGAGGAGGCCGAGATGCTGCTGAACGAA ATATTGGATAACTGGAAATACCATAAACCAAAAGTGGCCTCTTACTGGTTGGTGAAATTAGACTCgacaaaacaaagaaag GTTTTGGACATTGTTCGCACCAACGTACGCTCCATGCTGCAGCGGATCTGGAGGGAGCCTGACGTGGACAGTTTGCATTTATACCGCGTTTTCAGTCGTGTCTTTAATCGTCTGCTCTGGAGCCACGGCCAGGGGCTGTGGAACTGCTTTTCCAACTCCGG